In Blautia sp. SC05B48, a single genomic region encodes these proteins:
- a CDS encoding CHC2 zinc finger domain-containing protein → MNVFEAVKQSVTTRQAAEHYGIRIGRNGMACCPFHHDKTPSMKLDRRYHCFGCGADGDVIDFAAALYGLGKKEAAVQLAQDFGLSYEDWKPPGKAKKPKPRQKSPEEQFQEAKNCCFRILADYLHLLRVWRKEYAPHSPEEAFHPRFIEALQKQDQVEYLLDVLLFGETEEKAALITDYGKDVIQLEQRMAELAAADAARTKKHHERHAATPEH, encoded by the coding sequence TTGAATGTATTTGAAGCTGTGAAGCAGTCCGTCACAACAAGACAGGCTGCGGAGCATTATGGAATCCGTATAGGTCGGAACGGGATGGCTTGCTGCCCGTTCCATCATGATAAAACCCCAAGTATGAAGCTGGATCGGCGTTACCACTGCTTCGGCTGCGGTGCGGATGGGGATGTGATTGATTTTGCCGCCGCTCTGTATGGGCTGGGAAAGAAAGAAGCCGCCGTACAACTGGCACAGGACTTCGGGCTTTCCTATGAGGACTGGAAACCGCCGGGAAAGGCAAAAAAGCCAAAGCCCCGGCAGAAATCCCCGGAGGAACAGTTTCAGGAAGCAAAGAACTGCTGCTTCCGTATTCTTGCCGATTATCTCCACCTACTTCGAGTGTGGAGAAAGGAATATGCCCCGCACTCCCCGGAGGAAGCCTTTCATCCCCGGTTTATAGAAGCCTTACAGAAGCAAGATCAAGTGGAATATCTGCTGGATGTGCTGCTGTTCGGGGAAACAGAGGAAAAAGCGGCTTTGATTACGGACTACGGAAAGGATGTGATACAGCTTGAACAGCGAATGGCAGAGCTTGCAGCCGCAGACGCAGCAAGAACTAAAAAACACCATGAACGCCATGCAGCCACCCCAGAACATTGA
- the mobQ gene encoding MobQ family relaxase, with translation MPCPHNEITIVQRSQRQSAVAAAAYQSGKKLFCEYDQQVKHYPEKRGIVHNEILLPANAPRSYADRNTLWNAAEAVEKQWNSQLARRWVLTIPREIPPDQYAVLVREFCEQQFVSKGMIADFAIHDPHPPGHNPHAHVMLTMRAMDEHGKWLPKSRKVYDLDENGERIKLPSGRWKSHKEDTVDWNDQKYCEIWRHEWEVIQNRYLEANDRPERVDLRSYARQGLDIIPTVHEGAAVRQMEKRGIQTNIGNLNREIRAANRLMKSIRQLIQNLKGWITELGEKRKELLAQKAAEEATLLPNLLMKYMEIRKEERKDWTRAGQNRGTSQDLKAVSEALSYLRQKGLSTVEDLEAFLESSGKSAADYRNQMKPKEARSKVIDGILASRTDCKECKPVYEKYQKIFFKKTKEKFKQEHPEVARYAKAAAYLAKHPDDKDSTQKELQEEQETLHSEIAELKVPLTEVQADLKKLRDIRYWVRKATPGTEESKEPPKKQPIKEVLQDKADEKKPQRTAPVQAKHRQQDMEL, from the coding sequence ATGCCCTGCCCACACAACGAAATCACGATTGTTCAGCGCAGCCAGCGACAGTCTGCGGTTGCCGCCGCTGCTTACCAAAGCGGCAAAAAGCTGTTCTGTGAATACGACCAGCAAGTGAAGCACTACCCGGAAAAGCGTGGTATTGTCCACAATGAAATTCTGCTCCCGGCAAACGCCCCACGGTCGTATGCAGACCGCAATACCTTATGGAACGCCGCCGAAGCGGTGGAAAAGCAATGGAACTCCCAGCTTGCAAGGCGGTGGGTGCTTACCATCCCAAGAGAGATACCACCCGACCAGTATGCTGTCCTTGTCCGGGAGTTTTGTGAGCAGCAGTTTGTTTCCAAAGGCATGATTGCTGATTTTGCAATCCATGACCCCCATCCGCCGGGACACAATCCCCACGCCCATGTCATGCTCACTATGAGGGCAATGGACGAACATGGAAAATGGCTTCCCAAGAGCCGCAAGGTTTATGACCTTGACGAAAACGGGGAACGGATAAAACTTCCGTCCGGCAGATGGAAAAGCCACAAGGAGGATACGGTGGATTGGAACGACCAGAAGTATTGCGAAATCTGGCGGCATGAATGGGAGGTCATCCAGAACCGCTATCTGGAAGCCAATGACCGCCCAGAGCGTGTGGACTTGCGTTCTTATGCCAGACAGGGGCTTGATATTATCCCTACTGTCCATGAGGGAGCTGCTGTCCGGCAGATGGAAAAGCGGGGTATCCAGACGAACATCGGCAACCTGAACCGGGAAATCAGAGCCGCCAACCGCCTGATGAAGTCTATCCGGCAGCTCATTCAAAACCTCAAAGGCTGGATTACCGAGCTGGGAGAAAAACGAAAAGAACTGCTTGCACAAAAGGCGGCGGAGGAAGCGACACTTCTTCCCAATCTGCTGATGAAGTATATGGAGATACGAAAGGAAGAACGGAAGGACTGGACAAGGGCTGGACAGAACCGGGGGACTTCACAGGACTTAAAGGCAGTCAGCGAAGCCCTGTCCTATCTCCGGCAAAAGGGGCTTTCCACTGTGGAGGACTTAGAAGCATTTCTGGAATCTTCCGGGAAATCAGCCGCCGATTACCGCAATCAGATGAAGCCAAAGGAAGCCCGCAGCAAAGTGATTGACGGGATTCTTGCCAGCCGGACAGACTGCAAGGAATGTAAGCCTGTCTATGAGAAGTACCAGAAGATATTTTTCAAGAAAACAAAGGAGAAATTCAAACAGGAACACCCGGAGGTTGCCCGATATGCGAAAGCCGCCGCCTACCTTGCCAAGCACCCAGACGATAAGGACAGCACCCAAAAGGAGCTGCAAGAGGAGCAGGAAACGCTTCACAGCGAAATCGCAGAGCTGAAAGTACCGCTGACCGAGGTACAGGCTGATTTGAAGAAGCTGCGGGATATCCGTTACTGGGTACGGAAAGCCACCCCCGGCACAGAGGAAAGCAAAGAACCGCCCAAGAAGCAGCCTATCAAAGAAGTCTTACAGGATAAGGCAGACGAGAAAAAACCACAAAGAACCGCCCCGGTACAGGCGAAACACCGACAACAGGATATGGAACTTTAA
- a CDS encoding CPCC family cysteine-rich protein has product MKKYQCPCCGYFTYNVPANEDCGYICPVCFWENDPFIASDNEPSDSNHGITLKEAKLNFSTFGACEKEMVCYVRLPRDDEKEIS; this is encoded by the coding sequence ATGAAAAAATACCAATGTCCTTGCTGCGGATATTTTACCTATAATGTTCCGGCAAATGAAGATTGTGGGTATATCTGTCCCGTTTGTTTTTGGGAGAATGACCCGTTCATTGCTTCTGATAACGAACCAAGCGACTCTAATCATGGAATAACACTAAAAGAAGCAAAATTAAATTTCTCAACATTCGGAGCTTGTGAAAAAGAAATGGTGTGTTATGTCCGACTACCAAGAGATGATGAAAAAGAAATTTCATAG
- a CDS encoding DUF3847 domain-containing protein, whose protein sequence is MPDTSKLEKLNRELEKSEKKLRKAINDEKALQHQLKQLTRKERTHRLCTRGGMLESFLQEPERLTDDDVMLLLKLIFHRQDTQELLKKLLEREKPETP, encoded by the coding sequence TTGCCTGATACCTCAAAGCTGGAAAAGCTCAACCGAGAGTTGGAAAAGAGTGAAAAGAAACTGCGGAAAGCCATCAATGATGAAAAGGCATTGCAGCACCAGCTAAAGCAGCTTACCCGAAAAGAACGGACACACCGGCTCTGTACTCGTGGCGGTATGCTGGAAAGTTTTCTGCAAGAGCCGGAACGCCTGACAGATGATGATGTCATGCTGTTGTTGAAACTCATTTTTCACAGGCAGGACACGCAGGAACTATTGAAGAAACTGCTGGAACGGGAGAAGCCGGAAACCCCTTAG
- a CDS encoding DeoR family transcriptional regulator codes for MNFEFMTIGTPLPPCMPFPRALTGFPVSSTAKVMYCRMLDAMLSNGQEDENGILFICFPVTAIAAVLSRSPMTVKRSLNELETAGLIMRVRQGVGEPNRIYVLIPGKEDAALA; via the coding sequence ATGAATTTTGAATTTATGACGATAGGCACACCGTTGCCGCCCTGTATGCCCTTTCCCAGAGCGTTGACAGGATTTCCAGTCAGCAGCACCGCAAAGGTCATGTACTGCCGGATGTTGGACGCTATGCTATCCAACGGACAGGAGGACGAGAACGGAATCCTGTTTATCTGCTTCCCTGTCACAGCCATTGCCGCAGTCCTGTCCCGCAGCCCCATGACGGTCAAGCGTTCTCTGAATGAACTGGAAACCGCCGGACTGATCATGCGAGTGCGTCAGGGCGTTGGAGAACCAAACAGGATTTATGTGCTGATACCGGGAAAGGAGGACGCTGCCCTTGCCTGA
- a CDS encoding helix-turn-helix domain-containing protein, which produces MKGATSIQERLWELRKDKGLNLEELSELTGISKSALGSYEKEDYKEINHGNLITLADFYGVSVDYLLCRTENREQINTPLTELHLNDEMVALLKGGRINNRLLCELATHKDFIKFLADIEIYVDGIATMQIQNLNALVDTVRHEIIERYRPGEDDPHLKVLQAAHISDDEYFSHMVLDDLNLIIRDIREAHKKDSESAPQTTVADELKENLEAVENFKGSRDEKLVVLYCKQLGINYKNLSDEEFRWLIRILQKSKKTGTPISQRKKR; this is translated from the coding sequence ATGAAAGGAGCGACAAGCATACAGGAACGCCTTTGGGAACTCCGCAAGGACAAAGGCTTAAATCTGGAAGAATTATCAGAGCTGACGGGCATTTCCAAATCAGCTCTTGGCAGTTATGAAAAAGAGGATTATAAGGAAATCAATCATGGCAACCTTATCACGCTGGCAGACTTCTATGGGGTTTCCGTTGATTATCTGCTGTGCCGGACAGAGAACCGGGAGCAGATCAACACGCCACTAACAGAGCTGCATTTGAATGATGAGATGGTGGCACTTCTGAAAGGCGGTCGGATTAACAACCGTCTGCTCTGTGAGCTTGCCACTCATAAGGACTTTATCAAGTTTCTTGCGGACATTGAGATTTATGTAGATGGGATTGCCACCATGCAGATTCAAAACCTCAACGCCCTTGTCGATACTGTCCGGCATGAAATCATTGAACGGTATCGCCCCGGCGAAGACGACCCGCATTTGAAAGTGCTGCAAGCCGCCCATATCAGCGATGATGAATATTTCAGCCACATGGTTCTTGATGACCTCAATCTCATTATCCGGGATATTCGGGAAGCCCACAAAAAGGACAGCGAGAGTGCGCCCCAGACCACCGTTGCCGATGAATTGAAAGAAAATTTGGAAGCGGTTGAAAATTTCAAGGGCAGTCGGGATGAAAAGCTGGTTGTCCTTTACTGCAAGCAGCTCGGCATCAACTATAAAAATCTGTCAGACGAAGAATTTCGCTGGCTCATTCGGATTCTACAAAAATCAAAGAAAACAGGAACTCCTATCAGTCAAAGGAAAAAACGGTAA
- a CDS encoding nucleotidyltransferase domain-containing protein, whose amino-acid sequence MGRKEITTKEDLMKVIELFENTGITYWLDGGWGVDILAGKQTRIHRDIDINFDAQHTEKLLNVLLNLGYKIDTDWKPVRIELYSDELGYLDIHPFVLNEDGTSKQADLEGGWYEFEKDYFGSAFFEGKTIPCISLKGQRVFHSGYELRDKDKHDISILESLSK is encoded by the coding sequence ATGGGTAGAAAAGAAATAACAACAAAAGAAGATTTAATGAAAGTAATAGAATTATTCGAAAATACTGGAATTACATACTGGTTGGATGGCGGATGGGGTGTAGATATTTTAGCTGGTAAACAAACAAGAATTCATAGAGATATAGATATAAATTTTGATGCTCAACATACGGAAAAATTGTTAAATGTGCTTTTGAATCTGGGCTATAAAATTGATACAGACTGGAAACCGGTTAGAATAGAGTTATATAGTGATGAACTTGGTTACTTAGACATTCACCCGTTCGTTTTAAATGAGGACGGAACTTCAAAACAAGCTGATTTAGAGGGTGGCTGGTATGAGTTTGAAAAAGATTACTTTGGTAGTGCTTTTTTTGAAGGAAAAACAATTCCTTGTATATCCTTAAAAGGCCAAAGAGTTTTCCACTCAGGTTATGAATTAAGAGATAAAGATAAGCATGATATTTCAATTCTTGAAAGTTTATCAAAATAA
- a CDS encoding TnpV protein, which translates to MSELKPRIKENGIDYILVGDYYIPDLKLPEEHRPIGKYGRMHREYLREVCPARLHTLTLTGELWTYLADLNEQAQKRLDTIMEQMKAAEGVTEELKRTRQMEWVQRCNNIHNRAEEIVLHEMIYS; encoded by the coding sequence ATGAGCGAATTGAAACCAAGAATAAAAGAAAACGGAATTGATTATATCCTTGTTGGAGATTACTACATCCCGGACTTGAAGTTGCCGGAGGAACACCGCCCCATCGGAAAGTACGGACGGATGCACCGGGAATATTTAAGAGAAGTCTGCCCAGCCAGATTACACACATTGACCCTGACCGGGGAATTGTGGACATATCTTGCAGACCTGAACGAACAGGCACAGAAACGGTTAGACACCATCATGGAGCAGATGAAAGCTGCCGAGGGCGTGACCGAGGAATTGAAGCGTACCCGTCAAATGGAATGGGTGCAGCGTTGCAATAACATTCACAACCGGGCAGAAGAAATTGTTTTACATGAGATGATTTATTCATAA
- a CDS encoding helix-turn-helix domain-containing protein, whose amino-acid sequence MHISYKPLWHTLLERDMRKEDLRLAAGMTTNMIANMSKEGKHISMDTLARICETLNCEITDVIELVPDEPASTGGKEHERIETKNKRKRN is encoded by the coding sequence ATGCACATCAGCTATAAACCACTCTGGCACACACTGTTAGAGCGTGATATGAGAAAAGAGGATTTAAGGCTTGCTGCTGGTATGACAACAAATATGATTGCCAACATGAGCAAAGAGGGAAAGCACATCAGCATGGATACATTAGCCCGTATCTGCGAAACGCTGAATTGTGAGATTACCGATGTGATTGAGTTAGTACCAGACGAGCCTGCTTCCACAGGAGGTAAGGAACATGAGCGAATTGAAACCAAGAATAAAAGAAAACGGAATTGA
- a CDS encoding Maff2 family mobile element protein, which produces MAFFTSAINILQTLVVAIGAGLAVWGVINLLEGYGNDNPGAKSQGIKQFMAN; this is translated from the coding sequence ATGGCGTTTTTTACATCCGCAATTAATATTTTACAGACTCTGGTTGTTGCAATCGGAGCTGGTCTGGCAGTTTGGGGAGTTATCAATCTCCTAGAGGGGTATGGAAATGACAATCCCGGAGCCAAGTCCCAGGGAATCAAGCAGTTCATGGCTAATTAA
- a CDS encoding reverse transcriptase/maturase family protein, giving the protein MRNPIQVLSSLTEKSKNESYRFQRLYRNLYNPEFYWLAYKNIYANTGSMTAGADGTTIDGMSDERIQRIIESMRDKSYLPKPARREYIAKKNSNKKRPLGIQSGNDKLVQEVVKMILESIYEPVFKKTSHGFRPNKSCQTALYQIQKTFTGTNWFVEGDIHACFDSFNHHTIIRLLRKRIDDEMFLQLIWKFLKAGYMEQWTYNRTYSGVPQGSGVSPVLANVYLHELDKFMEEYAQKYNRGKKKQMNSDYKKVVKKASYYRCMGKKKWADLSPEERWERNKHLKMLEKQTRQLTPTEPLDETYKRIQYTRYADDFIIGVIGSKADAEQMKADVGRFLREELDLEMSETKTKVTHTGDRARFLGYDITVSRSQDLKKSAGGYKIRSNAGVVKLLVPREKWVGKLLEYHAIKIKINENGKERFVALHRGKLVNQSDIEILARYNAEVRGLYNYYAIANDSFKIGRFANLMKYSMYKTFACKYKTNVHEIKRRYCVGGLFTIAYDTRAGRKITTFYRDGFKRKESATKFDNVSELPQFSKYAKTNTLKQRVERHTCELCGKDCRNLEIHQVKKLKDLKGNAEWVLLMRKRRRKTLVVCPECHKLIHS; this is encoded by the coding sequence TTGAGAAATCCAATCCAAGTATTAAGTAGTTTGACGGAAAAGTCAAAGAATGAATCTTACAGGTTTCAAAGATTATATCGGAATCTGTACAATCCAGAGTTCTATTGGCTTGCATATAAAAACATATATGCAAACACAGGCAGTATGACTGCCGGTGCAGATGGAACTACTATTGATGGCATGAGTGACGAAAGAATCCAAAGGATTATTGAATCCATGCGAGATAAAAGTTACCTGCCAAAACCTGCACGCAGGGAATATATTGCTAAGAAAAACAGTAATAAAAAGCGTCCGTTGGGAATCCAGTCGGGCAATGACAAACTGGTGCAGGAAGTAGTGAAGATGATTTTAGAAAGCATTTATGAGCCTGTGTTTAAGAAAACATCTCATGGGTTCAGACCAAACAAAAGCTGTCAGACAGCATTATACCAGATACAGAAAACCTTTACGGGAACGAACTGGTTTGTTGAGGGCGATATACACGCCTGCTTCGACAGTTTTAATCACCACACAATCATCAGATTGCTGAGAAAACGTATTGATGATGAAATGTTTCTACAACTCATCTGGAAATTTCTAAAAGCAGGCTATATGGAGCAATGGACGTACAATCGGACATACAGCGGAGTACCGCAGGGTTCAGGTGTCAGTCCAGTGCTTGCAAATGTGTACCTTCACGAATTAGATAAATTTATGGAGGAATATGCACAGAAATATAACCGAGGAAAGAAGAAACAAATGAACTCCGACTACAAGAAAGTTGTCAAAAAGGCATCCTATTATAGATGTATGGGCAAAAAGAAGTGGGCGGATTTATCTCCAGAAGAACGCTGGGAACGCAATAAACATTTGAAAATGCTTGAAAAGCAAACACGACAGCTAACTCCGACCGAACCTTTGGATGAGACGTATAAACGGATTCAGTACACCCGATACGCTGATGATTTCATCATTGGAGTAATTGGGAGCAAAGCGGACGCAGAACAGATGAAAGCTGACGTCGGCAGATTTCTCAGGGAAGAACTGGATTTGGAAATGTCCGAAACCAAAACCAAAGTTACGCATACAGGAGACAGAGCCAGATTTTTAGGCTATGACATTACGGTATCCAGAAGTCAGGATTTAAAGAAATCCGCAGGAGGATACAAAATCAGAAGCAATGCAGGAGTGGTGAAATTACTTGTACCCAGAGAAAAATGGGTGGGAAAGTTACTGGAATATCATGCAATCAAAATCAAGATTAACGAAAACGGAAAAGAAAGATTTGTAGCCCTACACAGAGGAAAACTGGTAAATCAAAGCGATATAGAGATTCTGGCAAGATATAATGCGGAAGTTCGTGGACTTTACAACTATTATGCCATAGCAAATGATTCCTTCAAGATAGGCAGATTTGCCAATCTTATGAAGTACAGTATGTACAAGACATTTGCCTGTAAGTATAAAACAAATGTTCACGAAATCAAGCGCAGATATTGTGTTGGAGGTCTGTTTACAATCGCATACGATACCAGAGCAGGAAGGAAAATCACGACCTTTTACAGAGACGGGTTTAAGCGAAAAGAATCAGCTACGAAGTTTGACAATGTGAGCGAACTTCCGCAGTTCTCAAAATACGCTAAAACCAACACTCTGAAACAGAGAGTGGAACGCCATACCTGTGAACTTTGTGGAAAGGATTGCAGAAATCTGGAAATCCATCAAGTAAAGAAACTAAAAGACTTAAAGGGCAATGCGGAGTGGGTACTCCTTATGCGCAAAAGGAGACGGAAAACTCTTGTGGTATGCCCTGAATGTCATAAACTGATTCATTCTTAA
- a CDS encoding VirD4-like conjugal transfer protein, CD1115 family, which yields MSGIKNIKKKLKGFQVRPPNAEVIKKVLLYIPYVVVFYVVNKCTWLYQYCRGSTVVDRLMVLLMNYPLAFKKLLPSIQPKSLAAGTIAAVSVWAVVYFKGKNGKKFRQGEEYGSARWGNEKDIAPFIDPVFENNILLTQTERLTMNSRPKKPKYARNKNVIVIGGSGSGKTRFYVKPQLMQMPDNVSFVVTDPKGTIIVECGKMLARGTPKKDKNGKILRDKNGRVVMAPYKIKVLNTINFAKSMHYNPFHYIRSEKDILKLVNTIMVNTKGEGEKSSEDFWTKAERLLYCALIGYIYYEAPEEEQNFSTLLEFINASETREEDEEFKNAVDLLFEELERDEPNHFAVRQYKKYKLAAGKTAKSILISCGARLAPFDIAELRELMSYDEMELDMIGDQRTALFIVISDTDDTFNFVVAMMYSQLFNLLCDRADDVHHGRLPYHVRILCDEFANIGQIPKFDKLIATIRSREISASIILQSQSQLKTIYKDAAETITGNCVRPEVASAL from the coding sequence ATGAGTGGGATAAAAAATATAAAGAAAAAACTGAAAGGATTTCAGGTGCGTCCCCCGAATGCAGAAGTGATAAAAAAGGTTCTGTTGTATATTCCGTATGTGGTTGTATTTTATGTGGTAAATAAATGCACCTGGCTGTATCAGTATTGCAGGGGCAGTACAGTAGTGGACAGGCTGATGGTTCTCCTTATGAACTATCCGTTAGCGTTTAAAAAGTTGCTGCCAAGTATACAACCGAAAAGTCTGGCTGCGGGAACTATTGCTGCAGTCAGTGTGTGGGCAGTGGTGTATTTTAAGGGAAAAAATGGAAAGAAGTTTCGCCAGGGAGAAGAATATGGTTCTGCCAGATGGGGAAATGAAAAGGATATAGCCCCTTTTATTGATCCGGTCTTTGAGAACAATATTCTGCTGACACAAACGGAACGTCTGACAATGAACAGCAGACCGAAGAAACCAAAGTATGCCAGAAACAAGAATGTCATAGTGATCGGGGGATCTGGCAGCGGTAAGACCAGATTTTATGTGAAACCACAGCTTATGCAGATGCCGGATAATGTGAGCTTTGTAGTTACTGATCCCAAGGGGACAATTATCGTAGAATGTGGTAAGATGTTAGCACGAGGGACACCGAAGAAAGATAAAAATGGGAAAATCCTGCGTGATAAAAATGGCAGAGTGGTAATGGCTCCTTACAAAATCAAGGTGCTGAATACCATCAACTTTGCCAAAAGTATGCACTATAATCCGTTTCATTACATTCGTTCGGAAAAAGATATTCTGAAACTGGTAAATACGATCATGGTAAATACCAAAGGAGAGGGAGAAAAATCTTCCGAGGATTTCTGGACAAAAGCGGAACGTCTGCTGTATTGTGCTTTGATTGGGTATATCTACTATGAAGCACCGGAGGAAGAACAGAATTTTTCAACCCTGCTGGAATTTATCAATGCCAGTGAAACCAGGGAAGAAGATGAAGAGTTTAAAAATGCAGTGGATCTGTTATTTGAGGAGCTGGAAAGAGACGAGCCGAACCATTTTGCAGTAAGGCAGTATAAAAAATACAAACTGGCGGCAGGAAAGACAGCAAAAAGTATTTTGATTAGTTGTGGTGCAAGACTCGCACCCTTTGATATTGCAGAGCTGCGGGAGCTTATGTCTTATGATGAGATGGAGTTGGATATGATTGGAGATCAAAGAACAGCATTGTTTATTGTAATCTCTGATACGGATGATACTTTTAACTTTGTGGTTGCCATGATGTACAGTCAGCTTTTTAACCTGTTATGCGACAGGGCCGATGACGTTCATCATGGAAGACTACCTTATCATGTGAGAATCCTCTGTGACGAGTTCGCAAATATTGGACAAATTCCGAAGTTCGATAAGCTGATTGCAACGATCCGAAGCAGAGAAATCTCCGCATCTATTATTCTGCAGTCACAGTCACAGCTCAAGACCATTTATAAGGATGCAGCGGAAACCATCACAGGAAACTGTGTGCGCCCAGAAGTCGCCAGCGCATTATAA
- a CDS encoding PcfB family protein, translating to MQEEVNEKTVSLCITGGKVTARLLKQAMMRFLAAMEKEKAEKARKQQVKGPPDKDYHGKQSLKKLAQQNVQLSNIEITDNNIKAFEKVAKKYGIDFSLKRDKSVDPPRYFVFFKARDVDVMTAAFREFTGKTLNKTKKPSVRKKLQQAIAARSQDKQREREKSKEKQKEPTL from the coding sequence ATGCAGGAAGAAGTGAATGAAAAAACAGTGTCCCTGTGTATCACTGGTGGAAAAGTGACAGCCCGTTTATTGAAACAGGCAATGATGCGTTTTCTGGCAGCGATGGAGAAAGAAAAAGCAGAGAAAGCAAGAAAACAGCAGGTAAAGGGACCGCCAGACAAAGATTATCATGGAAAGCAGAGTTTAAAGAAGCTGGCACAGCAGAATGTTCAGCTTTCCAACATTGAGATTACGGATAACAACATCAAGGCTTTTGAAAAAGTGGCAAAAAAGTATGGCATTGATTTTAGCCTGAAACGTGATAAGTCCGTAGATCCACCCCGATATTTCGTTTTCTTCAAGGCAAGGGATGTGGATGTGATGACTGCGGCATTCCGGGAATTTACCGGAAAGACGCTGAATAAAACAAAGAAACCGTCTGTCCGTAAGAAATTACAGCAGGCAATTGCAGCCCGCAGCCAGGATAAACAGAGAGAACGGGAAAAATCGAAAGAAAAACAGAAGGAGCCGACCTTATGA